The genomic window ATATAGATCAGGGACTATCTCTGAGATAGATACTATTCTGTACTATGGGTCGTCCATACGTAATCTATCAGTTATACAGAAAGTTAGAAAAATTCCGAAACACCCAAAGCTTTCGAAAAATAAGgattttagaaaaatagttttatacaaaagttgtagggATAAAAGAGTTATGAGTACTTGTTCGCACCTTGAATACCTTCAGTAATCAGGCCATTAAAAGTGAACTCATAACTGCTTAgagataaagaaaaactttgtaAGCAAAAACTTACTTTCAtataagaattaaattaaaatcattaaaatacaacaaattaaattttatttcatattataaattttattatcaatttatattttaagtcaCAATTTAGAGAATTCATAATAACcgcatcataattattttaataaatgtcagGGCCGTAGCCACTCCAAAATGTAgagatgaaatttaaaatttcattcatttttattcatcCGTTTTATATACAAATGGATACTGACGCTGCTTTGCTACTGAAACATTAGTCAATCCATGGCGtccttttaaatgttttatgaaattcgAATCATTTGTAAAACTATGATTACATTCTAGACAGGAATACGGTCGTTCTCCTGTGTGCTGCCTTAAGTGTATCTAAAAACAAAAGGAATACATTATCACGCTAAacataattttagaataataagaAATACTAGGAATgttgccttaaaaaaattttgcagccGACAAAAGTAGTATTGATATCTAGAtggaaattgtattttttatttaataatttattgtaatttttttaccgAGTGGTACATTTAACAAATATTGAATATCacgtaatgtttaaaaaaaatttcaaataaaaatggttttaaaattactaacccaaaacatttctaaaaagtTGGACAAGGATTACCAACCCAtagtaaaatacaataaattttttaacccaACTACAAAGCTTGCTAATGGTATTACCTTTAAGAAGGATTTTTGTCTAAAACGTTTTTGACAGTATTCGCATTCAAAAGGTAATTGATTTGTATGAATTTCAGCATGTCGTGTTAGACCATGTTTATGCCGAAATGGTCGTAAGCAAACATCACATGTATATGGCATATTATTCGTATGACATATTTGATGTCTTCGTAAACTGCGCTcgtttttaaatctaaaataaaataatataattaatcacGGTCAGATTATATAATTATGACATTCAATATTGATAGCTGAAGATCGATTATCTAACTCTAATTGTAgtgaaaaatttagattttaattaaaattcagtgAATTTTATGGAGCCCACCAACAATAATATTCTTCAATCTTGAAAGATTAGAAATTAGAAGGTTGTGCAGCTGTAATggtttttaatagaattaaaatCTTGGTACAAAATTAATGAAGATTTGTGGACatggttaaaaaattcgatattgcTTTCTTACTAAAATGTTGCGTTTCAAAAAATCGTGTAGCTTGTTGAATGTCGAGTTGTTTCTGAGGTTTGCTAAATATCACACGTTGAAAATTGAACTTCCAATGCAAATATATCGATCGAAATGGTAAAGAGTGAGGTGAAACATTAAAGTGAGAATAATGCGTAAAGAGAATGTTATATAATCGATCTCTATATGTATGTAATACTTACACTGTTGGACATTTATCACATTTCAATGAAACCACATTATGCGTCGTCatatgttcttttaaattaccttttcgaGTGAAATTATTACCACATATATCGCATACGAAATTTCTAGCAGgctctaaaataaatacattctaGTTTATTGCTTTgcctaaaatttttctttgatctTTCATCAGATTTCTTTTGTATTtcgtaaagatattttatatgaattaaggGTGTGTTCTGAAATTAATCCAGCCTTCTGGCCAACACGGAAATGCTGCCACTTAAAGAGTTAATAAGCTTCGTTACCATGGTAACTTTAACCTGCGTGTTTAGCGTGATTACCTTCTTCGGGACCATGATTTTCTTTATGTGcgtttaaattttcttcttttgaaaatgttttataacataAGTCGCACGAATAAACTTTTggctttttctttttaattcctTCAGGCAAATGTACATtctgatgtttttgtaaatattcctCAGTTTTGAATCTGAAAATATAGTatgttttttcaagaaattaaaatagGCATTAATTATATGCAGCAATTGCGGTAGTATGTTAAACAAGTTTAAATcttgaaattaaacaaaaaataaaacaactaggatattaaattaatattcattattaaccacgaaaagattttattttttaatttgggtGCTTGaagtacttaaaataataaaagaagacGAGTACTTACGATTTATTACATTCCATGCATGGGAACGGAGTTTCAGTTGAATGTGTTTTCATATGACGTTGTAATTCTGAATTACCTCGACATACTTTTTTACAAGTATCAcacacaaacttttttttatgtattcgtATATGCGCAAAgtaactaaataatttattgtagacTTTTGTACAATCTGGACATGGAAATTCTGGTTCTCGATTATGTTCATTCAAGCAATGATCACGATATTTCATTGGATTTGCCAAGTACATATCACAATCAACACATTTCCAGTTTTTGGATTTCCGCtttcttgttttaatttctaattacaaaaaagattaaattatatttgatttagcGGCTCTGTCGGTTACGTAAAAAGCAACAATCGAATACAAACTGCACTAGGGCAATTAATTCGATTACCagtatatttttgcaaatatacAAGACAAATTGAGATTTTCTATTCATGAGTCTGACATTTTTTATTCGGAATGTTTTTGCCACCCGTCCTGGATGTTCGTATTTTTAAGAATCACTACAATTCACTAAGGATATCTATATATCCGTAAATACAGTTAGAGATATGGTTgaccatgcctttaatgggatcGAGTTAGCACtggtctgcgggtttttttaCTCTTGCGTGCACACTATGATCCTTAAAGGCACGGAGGAGGCAAAAGTAACACCGTTTATTATTAGCGGGTAAAAAACTAAAGCGGCTTTGTGAAATAATTTCATAGTTATCATTTTTGTTAGGTcagcctataaataaaaattaaaaatttacctttaaCTACACATTCAACATCCCTTTCAGACAAACAATCTCGTTTAGATATACTATTTTGTGATACCTACAAATCAAAAATTCCGAACTTAAATCCGATCAGATATgagtaaaaactttaaaatttattatactttaaaaagtaaaatagaaacttattgcttttttacaataattttttcaccaTTGTTGGGAAATTTGTTATTCGGTGATATTAATGAGAATgatattattactatattaaTGAGAAATTCATTTTGTAAGAGGATCTCTTTGTTGGTAACTGTTAACTAAGAAATGTTATAACAGAAAGCTAATAATATTTACCTTTGATGTAAACTTTTCTTGAGTCAATGAATTTTCATCATCAGAATTGCTGTCATTGGtataattttctagaaattggtaataaaatagctttttaaactttttcagttatttgtaaatttttttaacggtaATATAATTACCATAgtcatatattatatacattacatTCACTAACACTGGAGGTGGAGCGGTTACGGTCCTACTGGAGGTAGGAGGGGCCAGTGGTTCGGATTCGACATATGTGGCGTTGCTATGT from Chrysoperla carnea chromosome 2, inChrCarn1.1, whole genome shotgun sequence includes these protein-coding regions:
- the LOC123292559 gene encoding zinc finger protein OZF-like, whose translation is MDIKNLFCRLCAELQPDYNLLEISDDKAANMNLVSKIMQCYNVKITKDDILPRHVCSNCCDKVINAYEFHELVHKSQEFLMKQMIKVKQENVDSSNTFNDDLNVNDFSNDFLNATKQENYTNDSNSDDENSLTQEKFTSKVSQNSISKRDCLSERDVECVVKEIKTRKRKSKNWKCVDCDMYLANPMKYRDHCLNEHNREPEFPCPDCTKVYNKLFSYFAHIRIHKKKFVCDTCKKVCRGNSELQRHMKTHSTETPFPCMECNKSFKTEEYLQKHQNVHLPEGIKKKKPKVYSCDLCYKTFSKEENLNAHKENHGPEEEPARNFVCDICGNNFTRKGNLKEHMTTHNVVSLKCDKCPTVFKNERSLRRHQICHTNNMPYTCDVCLRPFRHKHGLTRHAEIHTNQLPFECEYCQKRFRQKSFLKIHLRQHTGERPYSCLECNHSFTNDSNFIKHLKGRHGLTNVSVAKQRQYPFVYKTDE